The nucleotide sequence CCGCGCAGGCGGGGACCCAGAAAAATGCCAGTCTGATGGCTGGATTACTTCGTAAGTCGCTTCGCTCGTTTCCCGCCTTCGCGGGAGCCTGCCCCCGGCCTTGACCGGGGGATGACTATGCCTTCGGTTGTGGAAATCTCAACAGTTTCTAAATAGTGCACATTAACCATTAAACATGAAGCCTTGAACCCCTTTTAGCGGGCAATGAGATGACGGACGTCACCGGACGGAATATCACGATCGTGGGAGCGGCGCGGAGCGGCTTTTCGGCGGCGTTTCTGCTGGCGAAGGCAGGTGCGCGGGTCTTCCTTACGGACCGTGGGCCCATCGACGAGGGACGCATGTCCGCCCTAAAGGCGGCCGGCATTGCCGTCGAGGCCGGCGGTCATACACCCCGTGCGCTGGAAGCCGACCTGGTGGTCTTAAGCCCCGGCGTGCCGACCACGTCGCCCCTCATTCAGGATGCGTTGGGCCGCGGCCTTCCGGTCGTCTCCGAGATCGAGGCGGCGAGCTGGTTCTGCCGCGCTCCGATCGTGGCCGTCACCGGCTCGAACGGCAAGACGACCACCACCAGCTTGCTCGGCCACCTGTTCCGGCTGGCCGGCCGGACGGTGCACGTGGCCGGGAATATCGGGTTTCCCTTCTCGGATATAGCGATGGATGCCCGGCCCGAAGACGTGGTCGTGCTGGAGATTTCCAGCTTTCAGCTGGACCATATCGACACCTTCAAGCCGCGCGTGGCGGTGGAATTAAACATCACACCGGATCATCTCGATCGATACGGATACCGCTTCGAGGCCTACGCGGCGAGCAAACTCCGGCTGTTCGAGAACCAGGGTCCCGGCGACACCATCGTCTATAACCACGACGACGTGTTGCTCAGGGAGCGGGCACAATCGGCGGCCAGGTCGCAGGGCTGCGAGGGCCTCGGCTTCAGCCTGGAAGAAGTACTCAGCGCCGGCGCATTCCTCCGCGGTACGGAGATCGTGCTTCGGAGACATCAGGAAGAGATACCGCTCATGGAAAATCATCAGCTAGCCTTACCGGGCCGGCACAATATGTACAACTCGCTCGCCGCCGCGATGGCGGCCCGGGCGATGGAGGTCAGCGCCGACGCCATCCGCGAGAGCCTGGCGAGTTTCGAAGGCGTGCCGCACCGGCTGGAGTTCGTGCGCGACTTCGAGGGGGTGCATTACATCAACGACTCGAAGGCGACGAACGTAAACGCCGTCTGGTACGCGATTGAAAGCATGACCCGGCCGGTTGTGCTGATCGCCGGCGGACGCGACAAGGGGAATGACTACGAAAGTATCAAAACGCTGGTCAAAGAACGCGCCCGCGCGGTGATCGCCCTCGGCGAAAGCGCTGGGACGGTGATGCGCGAACTGGGCGCCCTGGCGCCGGAAGCCATCGAAGTGGCCTCCATGACCGATGCCGTCGCCACCGCGCGCCGGCTGGCGCAGCCCGGCGATGTCGTGCTTCTCAGCCCGGCCTGCGCCTCGTTCGACCAGTTCAAGAACTACGAAGAACGGGGAGACCTCTTTCGTCAACTGGTCTGGGCCTTCTGAATGGTTGCAGGCTCCAGGTTGCAGGTTTCAAGTTGGGTTCGCCGATGGTGGCGCTATCCCGCAACCTACAACCTGCAGCCTGTAACGTGTAACGCATAAACCATGAACAAACGGCAACCGAAATCGAATGTGGCGACCGCCACCCGCCCTCCCCTGGATAAATACATCCTGTGGGTGGTGCTGGGGCTGGGCGCCATCGGGGTTGTGGCCGTCTATAGCGCCATCGGCTACCTGGCCACGACAAAGGCGGAGGGCAACGTCACGGGACTGATGCTGCGGCACCTGTTGCATATCGGCATCGGCATCGGGGTGATGCTGGTCTTTAGCCGGATTGACTACCACGTGGTGGTCCGCTACAGCCGGCCGGCGCTGATCATAGGAACCGGACTGCTCGTGCTCGTCCAACTCATCGGCGTCTCCATGGGCGGCGCCCAGCGTGCGCTCCAGGTAGGGAGCATGATGTTCCAGCCGGCGGAACTGGCCAAGGTATCCCTGCTGGTCTATATGGCCGTGTTGCTCGCGCGAAAGCAGACGTACATCGAGAGTTTCGGACGTGCTTTCGCGCCGCTGTTCGCCTGGGTCATCCTCACGGTGGTGCTGATCGGGATGGAGGACCTCTCCACGGCTTCACTCGTGCTCGCTTCAGCTGTCCTGATGTGTTTCGTCGCCCGCGTACAGGTGCTTCAACTCGGCGGGCTTGGCCTGGTGACGATCTTGCTCGCCACGCTTTTCCTCGTCTCCTCGCCGGCGCGTATGTACCGCCTCGAAGAGTTCGTGGGCATGAGGCTGTCAGCCGACGGAACGGAGCAGGTGGATGATATCGAGGTCGAGCAGAGTTACCAGATGCGCCAGTCGATGATTGCCTTTGCGCTCGGCGGGATCGCCGGCCAGGGCCCGGGCAAAAGCATCCAGCGCGACTTCCTGCCGGCGCCTTACAACGACTTCATCTTTGCCATCATCGCCGAGGAATACGGGATGCTCGGCGCCCTGGCGCTGCTCTTCCTCTTTCTGGTGCTGCTCTTTAGAGGCTACCTCCGGGTAGCACGGCACGCGCCGGATCCGCTCGGGATGTTTCTCGCGGTAGGACTCACAACGACGGTGGCCATGTACGGCTTTGTGCACGCCGCCGTCACCTGCGGTTTGCTGCCCGTTACCGGCTTGCCGATGCCGTTTGTGTCCTATGGCGGTACATCGATCCTGGCCAACGGTCTGATGATGGGCATCCTGCTCAATATCAGCCGGCAAGTGAAATAAGCATCCGTTGCCCGATGACTTCCAATTCATGACCACGGACCACACTCCATCCCGTGCACCGCGTGTTCTCTTTGCCGGCGGCGGCACGGGGGGGCACGTGTATCCGGCAATCGCCATCGCCGATGCCGTCCGTGCGCTGGAGCCGCGGGCGGCCGTCGCGTTCGCGGGTACCGAGGACCGGATCGAGTGGAAAGCCGTGCCGCATGCCGGCTACCCGATCCACCCGATCGTCGTGCAGGGATTCCATCGGAAACAGCCCCTGCGCAACCTGGGCTTTCCGTTCAAGGTGGCGAAAGGGTTTATGCAAAGCCTGAGCCTGGTTCGAGCCTTCGACCCCGATCTCGTCGTCGGCACCGGTGGGTATGTCGCCGGGCCGGTGTTGCTGGCGGCGCGCGTGCTGGGCCGGCCGATCGTCATCCAGGAGCAGAATGCGTTTCCCGGAGTGACGAACAAGCTACTTGGCCAGATGGCGACCTCGATCCATCTCGCTTTCCCGGAAGCGCGACGCTTTTTTGATGCGAAACGGTGCATCGTCAGCGGTAACCCGACCCGGGCGGCACTTGTCGATGTGGATCGCGCCGAGGCGCGACGCCACTTCGCCGTGCCGGAGACAGGGCGCTTACTCCTGGTCTTCGGTGGATCGCTCGGGAGCGCCGCGTTGAATACGGCGATGGAGACGCACCTGGAGCGTCTGCTAGCCGAACCCGACATCTACGTGATCTGGCAAACGGGGTCGTTGTACTTCGACCGCGTCCATGACAGGGTTACGCCGCACGAGCGGCTTTCCGTGCTGAAATACATCGACCGGATGGACCTCGCGTACGCCGCCGCGGATGCGGTGCTGGCGCGCGCCGGCGCCATCACATGCAGCGAACTGATGGTCACCGGCACGCCGTCGATCCTGGTGCCGTCGCCAAACGTGGCGGAGGACCACCAGACGCCCAACGCCCGGAGCATGAGTGATGCCGGCGCCGCGCGCTTCCTGGCCGAGGCCGACCTCGCCGGCCGGCTCGCCGACGAAGCGCTCGGGTTACTCCGCGACGCGGACACACGCCGCGCCATGCGCGACGCCGCGCTGAGGATCGCAAAGCCGCATGCCGCACGCGAAATCGCGGCCGACATCTTGAATCGAATTAACACCCCCTGACCGGGCATATCGTCACCTGTTTTGAAACACGAGATTACATCGAAAAATCCCGGCCTGCACCGGCGTCAACCCTTCCTGGGGCGGATCCGTCGCGTGCACATGGTCGGCATCGGCGGGATCGGGATGAGCTCGATCGCCGAGGTGCTGATCAACCGCGGGTATGCGGTGACGGGGTCCGACATGAAAAAAAGCGACATCACCGACCACCTCGAGACGCTCGGGGCGACGATCTTCGAGGGCCACGCCGCCGGCCAGGCGGAAGGGGCCGACGTCGTCGTCTATTCGTCCGCCGTGCGCCCCGCCGACAACCCGGAGACGCAGGAGGCGGACCGTCTCCGGATTCCGCTCATCTCCCGAGCCGTCATGCTCGGCGAGTTGATGCGGATGAAGTTCGGCATCGGCATCGCCGGCACGCACGGGAAAACGACGACCACGACGATGACCGGGCTGGTGGTGGCCGAAGCGGGGTTCGACCCGACCATCATCGTGGGCGGCAAAGTCGCCTCGTTCGGCTCAAACGCCGTCGCCGGCGAGGGAGACATCATCGTCATCGAGGCCGACGAGTACGACCGCACCTTCCTCCGGCTGACGCCCTCGCTGGCGGTCGTCACCAACATCGACACCGACCATCTGGACATCTACGAGGACCTCGCCGACATCCAGAACGCCTTCGTCACCTTCACCAACAGCGTCCCCTTTTTCGGAGCCGCCATCCTGTGCCTCGACGACCCGAAGGTACAGGAGATCGTGGGGCGGATCGACCGGCGCATCGTCACGTACGGTACCGCGCGCCAGGCGCACATCCGCGCTGAAGCGATACGCCAGCAGGGCCTGGAGAATCAATTCGACGTGTACCGTGGCAAAGAGCGACTCGGCGCGATTGTAATCAAGGCGCCGGGCCTGCACAACGTGCAGAACGCCCTGGCCGCGATCGCCGTCGGGCTCGAACTGGATATCCCATTTGACAAGATCGCCAGCGGTCTGGCGCACTTCACGGGCGTTCAGCGGCGCTTCCAGCTCCTCGGAGAAGCCGCCGGCATCCTGGTTGTGGACGACTACGCCCATCACCCGACGGAGGTGCGCGCCACGCTGCGCGCCGCGAGCGCCGGCTGGCCGGACCGGCGCATCGTCGCGGTGTTTCAGCCGCATCTGTACTCCCGAACGCGGGATTGCATGGACGACTTCGCCCGCGCCTTCTTCGATGCCGACGTGCTGGTGCTCACCGAGATCTACGGAGCCCGTGAAGCCCCAATACCGGGCATCGACGGGCGCATCGTGGCCGACCTCGCCGCCGCGTACGGTCATCGCGATGTGTATTTTGAACCGAATATCGAGGCGTTGCCCGCGCTGCTACGCGGCATCATCCGAGCCGGCGACGTCGTCATTACCATGGGCGCCGGCAACATCTGGCGGTACGGAAGACGGTTATTTGAAGAACTGGGGTCGTAAGGCGCTCCGATCGATCTGCCATGTTAACAATGTACGCGCGGCCGACGCCACGCATCGACGCCGGGAGATACCCGGATAGCAATGAGGAAAGACAAAAAGGGTTCGAAGAACGGCGCCGGGGGAGAGATTCCTCGCAACCCCATCTGGGGTACGCCGAGCGAGCCGCCCCAAGGCGCGAAGTCGGCGAAGGACAAACGTCCGGAGCCGTCGCGCGGGCCGACGCCGGTCAAGGAGCGACAGCCGGAGCCCCGGAGCACGTCGCGCAGCACGCCGCGACCGCGGCCGGCGCCTCGCCCCCGGGCGAAACGCCCCGCCTCCGATC is from Rhodothermales bacterium and encodes:
- the murD gene encoding UDP-N-acetylmuramoyl-L-alanine--D-glutamate ligase, translated to MTDVTGRNITIVGAARSGFSAAFLLAKAGARVFLTDRGPIDEGRMSALKAAGIAVEAGGHTPRALEADLVVLSPGVPTTSPLIQDALGRGLPVVSEIEAASWFCRAPIVAVTGSNGKTTTTSLLGHLFRLAGRTVHVAGNIGFPFSDIAMDARPEDVVVLEISSFQLDHIDTFKPRVAVELNITPDHLDRYGYRFEAYAASKLRLFENQGPGDTIVYNHDDVLLRERAQSAARSQGCEGLGFSLEEVLSAGAFLRGTEIVLRRHQEEIPLMENHQLALPGRHNMYNSLAAAMAARAMEVSADAIRESLASFEGVPHRLEFVRDFEGVHYINDSKATNVNAVWYAIESMTRPVVLIAGGRDKGNDYESIKTLVKERARAVIALGESAGTVMRELGALAPEAIEVASMTDAVATARRLAQPGDVVLLSPACASFDQFKNYEERGDLFRQLVWAF
- a CDS encoding FtsW/RodA/SpoVE family cell cycle protein, with product MNKRQPKSNVATATRPPLDKYILWVVLGLGAIGVVAVYSAIGYLATTKAEGNVTGLMLRHLLHIGIGIGVMLVFSRIDYHVVVRYSRPALIIGTGLLVLVQLIGVSMGGAQRALQVGSMMFQPAELAKVSLLVYMAVLLARKQTYIESFGRAFAPLFAWVILTVVLIGMEDLSTASLVLASAVLMCFVARVQVLQLGGLGLVTILLATLFLVSSPARMYRLEEFVGMRLSADGTEQVDDIEVEQSYQMRQSMIAFALGGIAGQGPGKSIQRDFLPAPYNDFIFAIIAEEYGMLGALALLFLFLVLLFRGYLRVARHAPDPLGMFLAVGLTTTVAMYGFVHAAVTCGLLPVTGLPMPFVSYGGTSILANGLMMGILLNISRQVK
- the murG gene encoding undecaprenyldiphospho-muramoylpentapeptide beta-N-acetylglucosaminyltransferase; amino-acid sequence: MTTDHTPSRAPRVLFAGGGTGGHVYPAIAIADAVRALEPRAAVAFAGTEDRIEWKAVPHAGYPIHPIVVQGFHRKQPLRNLGFPFKVAKGFMQSLSLVRAFDPDLVVGTGGYVAGPVLLAARVLGRPIVIQEQNAFPGVTNKLLGQMATSIHLAFPEARRFFDAKRCIVSGNPTRAALVDVDRAEARRHFAVPETGRLLLVFGGSLGSAALNTAMETHLERLLAEPDIYVIWQTGSLYFDRVHDRVTPHERLSVLKYIDRMDLAYAAADAVLARAGAITCSELMVTGTPSILVPSPNVAEDHQTPNARSMSDAGAARFLAEADLAGRLADEALGLLRDADTRRAMRDAALRIAKPHAAREIAADILNRINTP
- the murC gene encoding UDP-N-acetylmuramate--L-alanine ligase, producing MKHEITSKNPGLHRRQPFLGRIRRVHMVGIGGIGMSSIAEVLINRGYAVTGSDMKKSDITDHLETLGATIFEGHAAGQAEGADVVVYSSAVRPADNPETQEADRLRIPLISRAVMLGELMRMKFGIGIAGTHGKTTTTTMTGLVVAEAGFDPTIIVGGKVASFGSNAVAGEGDIIVIEADEYDRTFLRLTPSLAVVTNIDTDHLDIYEDLADIQNAFVTFTNSVPFFGAAILCLDDPKVQEIVGRIDRRIVTYGTARQAHIRAEAIRQQGLENQFDVYRGKERLGAIVIKAPGLHNVQNALAAIAVGLELDIPFDKIASGLAHFTGVQRRFQLLGEAAGILVVDDYAHHPTEVRATLRAASAGWPDRRIVAVFQPHLYSRTRDCMDDFARAFFDADVLVLTEIYGAREAPIPGIDGRIVADLAAAYGHRDVYFEPNIEALPALLRGIIRAGDVVITMGAGNIWRYGRRLFEELGS